Proteins from a genomic interval of Arvicola amphibius chromosome 17, mArvAmp1.2, whole genome shotgun sequence:
- the Avpr1a gene encoding vasopressin V1a receptor, whose product MSFPTGSYDRAARNSSPWWPLSAEDANSSREAAGHQKGSDPSGDVRNEELAKLEIAVLAVIFVVAVLGNSSVLLALHRTPRKTSRMHLFIRHLSLADLAVAFFQVLPQLCWDITYRFRGPDWLCRVVKHLQVFAMFASAYMLVVMTADRYIAVCHPLKTLQQPARRSRLMIAASWVLSFLLSTPQYFIFSMIEIEVNNGTKTQDCWATFIQPWGTRAYVTWMTSGVFVVPVVILGTCYGFICYHIWRNVRGKTASRQSKGSGQDVAPFHKGLLVTPCVSSVKTISRAKIRTVKMTFVIVTAYILCWAPFFIVQMWSVWDANFIWTDSENPSITITALLASLNSCCNPWIYMFFSGHLLQDCVQSFPCCQRMVRKFTKDDLDNTSRRQTSYSNNRSPTNSTGTWKDSPKSSRSIRFIPVST is encoded by the exons ATGAGTTTCCCGACAGGTTCCTATGATCGGGCTGCCCGCAACTCCAGCCCGTGGTGGCCTCTGAGCGCTGAGGATGCCAACAGCAGCCGGGAAGCAGCGGGGCACCAGAAAGGTAGCGACCCCTCCGGGGATGTACGCAACGAAGAGCTGGCCAAACTGGAGATCGCCGTGTTGGCGGTGATTTTCGTGGTGGCCGTGCTGGGCAATAGCAGTGTGCTGCTGGCTTTGCATCGCACGCCACGCAAGACGTCCCGCATGCACCTCTTCATCCGACATCTCAGTCTAGCCGACTTGGCGGTCGCCTTCTTCCAGGTGTTGCCGCAGCTGTGCTGGGACATCACCTACCGCTTCCGTGGGCCGGACTGGCTGTGCCGTGTGGTGAAGCACCTGCAGGTGTTCGCCATGTTCGCGTCCGCCTACATGCTGGTGGTCATGACTGCCGACCGCTACATCGCGGTGTGCCACCCGCTCAAGACCCTGCAGCAGCCCGCGCGCCGCTCACGCCTCATGATCGCCGCCTCTTGGGTGCTGAGTTTCCTACTGAGTACGCCGCAGTACTTCATCTTCTCCATGATCGAAATCGAGGTGAACAACGGCACCAAAACCCAAGACTGCTGGGCTACCTTTATCCAGCCCTGGGGTACTCGTGCCTACGTGACCTGGATGACCAGCGGTGTCTTCGTGGTACCTGTGGTCATCTTGGGTACCTGCTATGGCTTCATCTGCTACCACATCTGGCGCAACGTCCGTGGGAAGACGGCTTCGCGGCAGAGCAAGGGCTCCGGGCAAGACGTGGCTCCCTTCCACAAGGGGCTTCTGGTCACGCCTTGTGTCAGCAGCGTGAAGACTATTTCCCGCGCGAAGATCCGCACGGTGAAGATGACCTTCGTGATCGTGACCGCCTACATCCTCTGCTGGGCTCCTTTCTTCATCGTCCAGATGTGGTCAGTCTGGGATGCCAATTTCATCTGGACCG ATTCAGAAAACCCCTCCATCACCATCACTGCGTTACTGGCCTCCCTGAACAGCTGCTGCAACCCCTGGATATACATGTTCTTTAGTGGCCACCTCCTACAAGACTGTGTCCAAAGCTTCCCATGCTGCCAGCGCATGGTGCGGAAATTCACCAAGGATGACTTGGACAACACGAGCAGAAGACAGACTTCTTACTCTAACAACCGGAGTCCGACAAACAGCACAGGGACATGGAAGGACTCCCCTAAATCTTCCAGGTCCATCAGATTCATTCCTGTTTCTACCTGA